Proteins encoded within one genomic window of Cucumis sativus cultivar 9930 chromosome 3, Cucumber_9930_V3, whole genome shotgun sequence:
- the LOC101216407 gene encoding uncharacterized protein LOC101216407: MARRWVVLAVIFAVLFCGFSSVSALPTKIVAGVLSKAVSALVSWIWAIRSASNTGVSTRSMIKFERGYVVETLLDGSKMGIEPYSVGVSPSGELLILDAENSNVHKISMPVSQFCRPKLFAGSSEGYSGHVDGKLRDARMSHPRGLTVDQRGNIYIADTKNKAIRKISDAGVTTIAGGKWRKSGHIDGPSEESKFSNDFDLVYVGSSCSLLVVDRGNQAIREIQLRAEDCTEYDGSFLLGIALLTAAMLLGYMLARFQFRVLATFSSKNDSRVDLRNIPSIPPYGRVEKSIRRPLIPSEEAEDNQPEENIICSLGKLFLNTGSSAAEIFVALLLGARRKASDSHSREHYQVNKHAPSRFGVQENFAASYGREPLETMTRKPYSCSTTRVENVQRYKRIWGNNGGREEQPYPSSPKMFYNRSSERNEVVFGEVQKEEQLREQNKEKCCVGGGGFVEGRSFSNNKHENAFVTEKRRMRD; this comes from the exons ATGGCGAGACGTTGGGTCGTTTTGGCGGTCATTTTCGCAGTTCTATTTTGTGGGTTTTCTTCAGTTTCTGCTCTACCCACAA AAATTGTTGCTGGGGTTTTGTCCAAGGCGGTTTCAGCTCTTGTGAGTTGGATATGGGCGATCCGCTCGGCCTCTAATACTg GGGTTTCTACCCGTTCTATGATTAAATTTGAGAGGGGATATGTTGTTGAGACTTTGCTTGATGGTAGTAAGATGGGAATTGAGCCTTACTCTGTGGGGGTATCTCCTAGTGGGGAGCTTCTGATTTTGGATGCTGAAAATAGTAATGTTCACAAGATCTCTATGCCAGTTTCTCAAT TTTGCAGGCCCAAGCTGTTTGCAGGATCATCGGAAGGATACTCTGGACACGTAGATGGAAAGCTAAGGGATGCAAGAATGAGCCATCCAAGAGGGTTAACCGTGGATCAAAGAGGAAATATTTACATTGCCGATACAAAGAACAAGGCTATAAGAAAAATCAGTGATGCCG GAGTTACAACGATAGCTGGTGGAAAATGGAGGAAGAGTGGCCATATTGATGGTCCAAGTGAAGAATCAAAGTTCTCAAACgattttgatttggtttatGTAGGAAGTAGTTGCTCACTTCTGGTAGTCGACAGAGGAAACCAGGCAATTCGGGAAATTCAACTTCGCGCCGAGGATTGTACTGAGTATGATGGTAGCTTTCTCCTAG GAATCGCTCTGCTGACTGCTGCCATGCTTTTGGGCTACATGTTGGCACGTTTTCAATTTCGAGTGTTGGCCAcgttttcttctaaaaat GATTCAAGAGTTGACTTGAGGAACATTCCATCAATTCCTCCGTATGGTAGGGTCGAGAAATCAATCAGGCGTCCATTGATTCCTAGTGAAGAGGCAGAAGATAATCAGCCAGAAGAGAATATCATTTGTTCCCTTGGCAAGCTTTTCCTCAACACTGGTTCATCCGCAGCTGAAATCTTTGTGGCATTGCTTCTTGGAGCTAGAAGAAAGGCGTCGGACTCACACAGCCGGGAGCATTATCAAGTAAACAAACATGCACCGTCACGGTTTGGCGTGCAGGAAAATTTTGCAGCCTCATATGGCCGTGAACCGCTGGAAACAATGACCAGGAAACCTTACTCTTGTTCAACAACCCGAGTTGAAAACGTCCAGCGTTACAAGCGCATTTGGGGGAACAACGGTGGACGGGAAGAACAACCATATCCATCCAGTCCAAAGATGTTTTACAACAGGAGCAGTGAGAGAAATGAGGTTGTGTTTGGGGAAGTACAAAAGGAAGAGCAACTGCGTgaacaaaataaagagaaatgCTGTGTTGGTGGTGGTGGCTTCGTGGAAGGGAGATCCTTCAGCAACAACAAACATGAAAATGCTTTTGTTACAGAAAAAAGGAGAATGAGAGATTAA
- the LOC101211664 gene encoding potassium transporter 8, translated as MDLESAIGGHPIKKDSWRAVLTLAYQSLGVVYGDLSTSPLYVYKSTFAEDIKHSETNEEIYGVLSFVFWTLTLIPLIKYVFIVLRADDNGEGGTFALYSLLCRHARVSSLPNCQLADEDLSEYTKDGVDLTNKKTCGSRLKSTLEKHRVLQRVLLVLALIGACMVIGDGVLTPSISVFSAVSGLELSMAKPHHRYVEVPVACAILVILFAIQHYGTHRVGFLFAPVVITWLLCISAIGLYNIFYWNPHVYRALSPYYMYKFLKKTQRGGWMSLGGILLCMTGSEAMFADLGHFSQLSIKIAFSFVVYPSLVLAYMGQAAYLSQHHGDSNYQVGFYVSVPEKLRLPVLVIAILAAVVGSQAVITGTFSIIKQCSALGCFPRVKIVHTSSKIHGQIYIPEINWTLMLLCLAITIGFRDTKRMGNASGLAVITVMLVTTCLMSVVIILCWHKSFVYAIAFILIFGSIESLYFSASLIKFREGAWVPIALSLIFLIVMYVWHYGTRKKYEFDVQNKVSINWLLGLGPSLGIVRVRGIGLIYTELVAGIPAIFSHFVTNLPAFHQVLVFLCIKSVPVPHVRPGERFLVGRVGPKEYRLYRCIARYGYRDIHKDDMEFEKDLVCSIAEFIRSEKAETSVKLEDAEESERMTVVGTSSTNVDGVRMCEDEGETAETSEVREIKSPKKLRKRVRFLVPESPQMETEARRELQELMEAREAGMAFIMGHSYVKAKRGSGWVKKVVINYGYDFLRRNSRGPSYAWSVPHASTLEVGMVYQV; from the exons ATGGATCTGGAGAGTGCTATTGGGGGCCACCCAATCAAG AAAGATTCATGGAGAGCTGTTTTAACGTTAGCTTATCAGAGCTTGGGGGTTGTTTATGGAGATTTGAGCACTTCCCCTTTGTATGTTTACAAAAGTACTTTTGCTGAGGATATTAAACACTCTGAAACCAACGAAGAGATTTATGGAgttctttcttttgtcttctggACTCTCACGCTCATTCCTTTGATTAAGTATGTATTTATTGTGCTTCGAGCTGATGATAATGGCGAAGGAGGAACTTTCGCTTTATACTCATTGCTCTGTCGCCATGCTCGAGTTAGCTCCTTGCCCAATTGCCAACTTGCAGACGAGGACCTTTCGGAATATACAAAAGATGGGGTGGATTTAACCAACAAGAAGACCTGTGGGTCGAGATTGAAATCGACATTAGAGAAGCACAGAGTGCTCCAGAGGGTTTTGCTTGTTCTAGCTTTGATTGGGGCTTGCATGGTGATTGGAGATGGAGTTCTTACACCTTCAATTTCTG TTTTCTCTGCTGTTTCTGGGTTGGAACTTTCCATGGCTAAACCACACCATCGCT ATGTTGAAGTCCCAGTTGCTTGTGCCATATTGGTTATCCTGTTTGCAATTCAACATTATGGAACCCATCGAGTCGGGTTTCTATTTGCACCAGTTGTAATTACATGGCTTCTGTGTATCAGTGCCATAGGGCTGTACAATATCTTCTACTGGAATCCTCATGTTTACCGAGCACTCTCCCCTTATTATATGTACAAATTTCTGAAGAAGACCCAAAGGGGAGGTTGGATGTCCCTCGGCGGGATCCTGCTATGTATGACAG GTTCAGAAGCAATGTTTGCTGATCTTGGGCACTTCTCGCAGCTATCCATCAAG ATTGCTTTCTCTTTTGTGGTTTATCCATCTTTGGTCCTGGCGTACATGGGACAAGCTGCTTATCTCTCTCAACATCACGGGGACAGTAACTACCAAGTTGGATTTTACGTGTCTGTTCCTG AGAAGTTAAGATTGCCTGTTCTTGTGATCGCCATTTTAGCCGCAGTGGTAGGAAGTCAAGCTGTCATTACTGGCACTTTTTCGATAATAAAACAGTGCTCCGCATTGGGTTGCTTCCCGAGGGTCAAAATTGTTCATACCTCCTCGAAAATCCATGGTCAGATTTATATACCAGAGATCAATTGGACGTTGATGCTCTTATGCTTGGCTATTACCATTGGCTTTCGAGACACAAAACGCATGGGCAATGCATCAG GCTTAGCAGTGATAACTGTTATGCTGGTGACAACCTGCTTAATGTCTGTAGTCATCATCTTGTGCTGGCATAAAAGCTTTGTCTATGCCATTGCCTTCATACTCATTTTCGGGTCCATCGAATCACTCTACTTTTCAGCATCTCTCATCAAGTTTCGAGAAGGGGCCTGGGTTCCGATCGCCCTCTCACTCATCTTCCTAATAGTCATGTATGTATGGCATTACGGAACACGCAAAAAATACGAGTTTGATGTTCAAAATAAAGTCTCAATCAACTGGCTCCTAGGCCTAGGCCCCAGTTTAGGCATTGTCAGAGTACGTGGAATTGGCCTCATATATACCGAACTCGTCGCAGGAATCCCCGCTATCTTCTCCCACTTCGTAACAAACCTCCCCGCCTTCCACCAAGTCCTAGTCTTCCTCTGCATCAAATCTGTCCCAGTCCCACATGTAAGACCTGGAGAAAGGTTCCTAGTAGGCAGAGTTGGGCCAAAAGAGTACCGCCTCTACCGATGCATAGCACGATATGGCTACCGTGACATCCACAAGGACGACATGGAGTTCGAGAAGGACTTGGTATGCAGCATTGCAGAGTTCATCCGTTCCGAGAAAGCAGAAACCAGCGTAAAGCTAGAAGATGCAGAAGAAAGTGAGAGAATGACAGTAGTAGGAACATCTTCAACAAATGTAGATGGAGTAAGAATGTGTGAAGATGAAGGAGAAACAGCAGAAACATCAGAGGTAAGAGAGATAAAATCACCAAAAAAACTGAGGAAAAGAGTGAGATTTCTTGTACCAGAGAGCCCACAAATGGAAACGGAAGCAAGGAGAGAGCTTCAAGAGCTAATGGAAGCTAGAGAAGCAGGAATGGCTTTCATAATGGGACATTCATATGTGAAAGCAAAGAGGGGATCAGGTTGGGTGAAGAAAGTGGTGATAAATTATGGGTATGATTTTTTGAGAAGAAACTCAAGAGGGCCAAGTTATGCTTGGAGTGTGCCTCATGCATCTACTTTAGAGGTGGGAATGGTCTACcaagtttga